The following nucleotide sequence is from Halobacillus mangrovi.
ACGGTTCAGAGTATGATCCTGTCAGAAACCACCTCTGAACGTAAGGAAGCTCTTGATCAACTCCTGCCTATGCAGCAAGGGGATTTTGAGCAAATTTTTGAAACGATGCAAGGACATCCGATAACCGTTCGCTTATTAGATCCACCACTCCATGAGTTTTTGCCGGACAAAGAAGAACTGCTCGTTGAAGTGACAACGCTGCAACTGACCGATCCTGATTCATCCGAGCTGCAAGAAAAGCAAAACCTCTTACGGAAAGTACGTTTATTAGAAGAATCAAATCCGATGTTAGGACATCGAGGCTGCCGCTTAGGAATGATCCATCCTGAGATCTATGAAATGCAAGTCATGGCCATCTTTAACGCGATGTCTAACGTCATGAAAAAAGGAATCCACGTTAAATCTGAAATCATGATTCCTTTGGTCAGTCATGTGAATGAACTAAAAGAAATGCGTCAACTGGTGATGAATATCGGCGACCAGCTGCAGGCAGAAACAGGCCAACAATTCGACTACCTTATCGGGACCATGATTGAAACACCTCGTGCAGCATTAACAGCCGATCAAATCGCTGAAGAGGCAGACTTCTTCTCTTTTGGAACCAACGATTTAACTCAAACGACCTTTGGATTTAGCCGCGACGATGCTGAAGGTAAGTTTCTCCAGCATTATGTAGAAAGCGATGTACTAAAAAGAAATCCATTTGTTTCGTTAGATCAGGAAGGTGTAGGGAAACTTGTAGAAAATGGTGTGCACCTCGGAAGACAAACAAAACCCACTCTCAAAACTGGGATTTGTGGAGAACATGGCGGAGAAAAAGAATCGATTCAATTTTGCTTTAATTTAGGAATGGATTATGTAAGCTGCTCCCCTTTCCGTGTCCCTTCTGCACGGCTTGCAGCTGCTCAGGCGACCATTCGTCACGAGAAAAGTAGTCCTATTAAAGCGCCTCAGCACAATTAATACTGCAGAGAGGATACACGATTCTTTTATGTAATGAGATTAGTAAGAATATATGGTAAGGAGCCCTCAACAACTTCTGAGTTGTTGAGGGTTTTTTTCACTAATTCTAGATGGTGTAACCTGACACCAAAAGGGAAATCATCTCTGTTATTTAGTAGTTGATGAAAAAAAGTATACAGGTGTCAAAAAAATCTATATAAGGCGAAACTGACTCCCAACCCTCTAGTAATAAGAGAAAAAGAAAGAAATTTGGCAGATTTGTTACACAACTGTAAAATCGTGTCGAATTATAATATGCTACGATATTTGTGGGAGAAAAAACTACCAATCAATACATAATCAGGAGGTATTCTTTTGAGGAGGAAATTTGTCAGTGTCGTTTTAGCTAGTTTTATGGCTATGGTTCTATTTGTACCGCAAACTCATGCAGCATCGGCTTCAGGAGATGAAGTGATCAATTTTGCAAAAAAATATCTTGGAACTCCATACCAATGGAGTGGAGAAACACCAGATGGTTTTGATTGTTCAGGATATACATACTATGTAATGGAGAACTTTGGGGTAGATCTACCAAGAGGTTCCTATGACCAATACGAGCAAGGTACTTATGTTTCAGCATCTAATCTTCAAAAAGGAGACTTGGTCTTCTTCTCGGGTACATATAAAGATGGTATTTCCCATGTAGGGATCTATATCGGAAATGGTGAAATGATTTCTTCTACCAAGAGCAGTGGAGTTGCCATTGATCCGGTCTTCTCTGGATATTGGGGAGATAAATATACGGGGGCAAAAAGATTTTTAAATACCAGTTTCTTCAGCGATGTTTCAACTGATTTCTGGGCATATGATGAGATTAAACATTTAAATGAAGAAGGGATCATCAATGGGTTGCCTGACGGAAGCTTTGGACCAAATGACAATGTATCCAGAGCGCAAGTTGCTAAAATGGCGATCGAGTCCTTGAACCTTACACCTTCTTCATCCGGTCAATTCAACGATGTTCCCTCATCTCACTGGGCGTATGAATACATAAATGCAGCGGTTAAAGCTGGTCTAGTCAATGGTTATGGAAATGGTGAATTCAAACCAGATGAAGATATTACCAGAGCTGAAATTGCAGCAATCGTCACTAGAGCTTTCGAATTAAGCGGCAATAGCAGTTCTTATAGTTTTGAAGATATGAACTCTTCTCATTGGGCATATGACGAAGTGTACGCACTAGCTTCCAATTCTATCACTACAGGATACAATGACAACACATTCCGACCTAACGAAGAAGCAACACGAGCTGAATTCAGTGCTTTCTTGTATCGTGCTTTAGATTAAAAATTCCATATAAACACTAATAACCCAAATGATAGGTAGTTAAACCTCTCATTTGGGTTATTTTTACTTATCGGAAAAGAGAAGAAGCAAAATCTGATAGAGTTTGTGAGAGTGCTTTATCCCATTTCATTAATAAGACAATATTATAAAATGATTTTCCAGAAAAAAGAGAAGGACTCTCTCATAAATGTATGCTCGACTAGCCAATACATTTTGAAAGAGGCCTTCTCATAGAAAGCATTATTTTACTGTGCCTGCATCAGCTGGATGTTCTCCATGACGATAGTAATCAGCATCAATCGGATCCAGCGGTTTACGTCCAAGGATCAGGTCTGCTGCCTTTTCCGCCAACATCAATACAGGTGCATGAATGTTGCCGTTTGTTACGTAAGGCATAGCAGAAGCATCAACTACTCGTAGGTTTTCAAGTCCGTGAACCTTCATAGTTTCTGGATCTACGACAGCCATAGGGTCTGATTCAGGTCCCATCTTAGCTGTACAAGACGGGTGCAGGGCAGTTTCTGCGTCTTCTCTTACCCATTCCAGTATCTCTTCTTCTGTCTGAACAGTAGGGCCAGGTGAGATTTCTCCTGCATTGTACTTTTTCATAGATGGTTGAGACATAATCTCACGAGTAATTCTAATTGCTTCTACCCACTCACGTTTGTCTTGTTCGGTAGATAGATAGTTGTAGACCATGCTCGGATGCTCTTTCGGATCTTTCGACTTAATTTTCAATGATCCGCGGGCATCAGAGTACATCGGTCCGATGTGTACCTGGAATCCGTGATCTGTTGGTGCTTTTTGTCCATCGTAACGTACGGCTACCGGAAGGAAGTGGAACATCAAGTTCGGGTAGTCGACGTCTTCGTTTGAGCGGACAAAGCCTCCACCTTCGAAATGGTTCGTTGCTGCTGGACCTGTACGTCCAAGCATCCACTGAAGGCCGATCCATGGCATACGACGCTTCTGCAAGTTAGGCTGTTCGGAAACAGGAACCGGGCATGCGTGTTGAACGTAAACTTCAAGGTGATCCTGAAGATTTTCTCCGACACCTGGAAGATCAACAACCGGATCAATGCCAAGGGAACGAAGGTGCTTAGCATCCCCTACACCAGACAATTGAAGCAGTTGCGGCGTGTTGATTGCACCACCTGACAGGATGACTTCTCCTGCTTCGACTTTGTGTGTCTTCCCATTTCGACGATACGTCAGCCCTTTCGCACGTGTACCTTCGAAATCGATGTTTGTCACGAAAGCACGCGTCTTCACCGTGAGGTTCTCACGAGTCATTGCCGGATGTAGGTAAGCACGTGATGCTGACAAGCGCTGACCTTTGTACACATGCTTATCAAACGGACCGAATCCTTCTTGACGGAAGCCGTTCACATCAGGGGTTTTGTTATAACCAGCCTCTACAGCTGAGTTAAAGAAGGCTTGGAATAGAGGGTTTTTGGCTGGTCCGCGTTCCAATTTGATCGGCCCGTCGTGACCACGGAGTTCATCATCTGGTGAGCCTAACGCATTCTCCAGACGCTTGAAGTACGGAAGGCAGTGCGCCCAATCCCAGTTTTCCATTCCTTCGTCAGATCCCCAGCGTTCATAGTCCTTCGGATTTCCGCGTTGATAAATCATACCGTTGATAGAGCTGGAACCTCCAAGTACTTTTCCGCGCGCATGTGGGATACGACGTCCATTCATATATGGCTCAGGATCCGATTCATATTGCCAATCGTAAAGGTTTTTTCCAGAAGGGAACGGCAACGCTGCCGGCATCTGAATCAATAGATCCCAAGAATAGTCACTGCGTCCTGCCTCTAATACAAGAACACTCTTTTTTCCATCTGCGCTTAGGCGGTCGCCAAGTACGGAACCTGCACTTCCGCCACCAACAATTACAATATCATATGCTTCTGTCATATCTGTTCCTCCTTGATGTTAAATTGAATGGAAAGGGTTCGGACAATAGGAAACCATTGCCCATGAACCCTTCTTTATTTATTAGTTGAGTTTATCTTTTTGATTTATTAGTTAAATACTAGAATGCGTAGCTTAGAACCAGTTAATCGGTTCAGGTTTAAGGTTTTGGAATATATGCTTGGTTTCTGTATATTCTTCAATTCCCAGCTTTCCTAGTTCGCGTCCAATACCAGACTGTTTGAATCCACCCCATGGCGCGTGCGGGAAATAAAGGTTGAATTCATTAATCCAGACTGTACCCATACGCATCTTCGCTGCACAGCGTTCAGCTTTTGCAATATCGCTTGTAAAGACGCCGCCAGCAAGTCCGTAGATGGAGTCATTCGCGAGTTTTACAGCCTCTTCTTCTTCACGGAATTTCTCAACCGTGATCACGGGACCAAAGCCTTCTTCTTGAACAACACTCATGTCTGTGGTGCAGTCTGTTAAAATCGTTGGCAAGTAGAAAAATCCGTTTTGTAATTCAGGATCTTCCGGGCGTTTTCCGCCAACAGCTAATGTAGCCCCTTCTTCAATCCCTGCTTCCACATACTTTTCTACTTTCGCAAGGTGTTCAGCTGAAATGAGCGGTCCCATTTGGGTATCTTCCTCAAAACCGCTTCCCAGCTTGAAGTTTTTCACTCGCTCCACAAGCGCGTTAACGAAATCATCGTGAATGCTTTCTTCTACAATCAGTCTTGTACCAGCGGAACAGATTTGTCCTGCGTGGAAGAAGACACCGTTTAATGCTTGATCAACAGCAAGATCAAAATCGGCATCAGCAAAGATGACGTTCGGGTTTTTCCCACCAAGCTCAAGAGCAAGCTTCTTCACATTCGCGCTAGCCGCTTTCATAATTTTCTTTCCTGTTGCGATACCGCCTGTGAAAGAAATAAGATCTACATCCGAATTCGTAGACAACTCATTGCCTACTGTAGCACCTGTACCAAGAACTAGATTGGCAACACCAGCTGGTACTCCTGCTTCTTCCATCAGTTCAAATACTTTTATGGTCGTAAGTGGTGTGATTTCACTTGGCTTCATGATTAACGTATTTCCAGTTGCAAGCGCTGGCGCCAATTTCCAGGACGCTTGAAGTAAAGGATAATTCCAAGGTGTAATTTGGCCACAGACACCGACTGGTTCGTGAACCACTTTACTGATGGAGTTTGGCACTGGAGAATCGATCATCTCCCCACCATCTTTATCTGCAATTTCTGCATAATAACGAAATACTCCAGCAATATCATCCATGTCTCCACGGCTTTCTTCTACTGTCTTGCCGGTATCCAATGATTCTAAATGCGCCAATTCTTCTTTGTCTCTTTCAATTAGTTCAGCAATCTTCCTTACGACAGCTCCTCGCTCTGTTGCAGGGGTAGAAGCCCATTCTCCGTTATCAAATGCTTCTCTTGCCGAAGCAATTGCTTCTTTTGTATCTGATTCATCACCTTCTGGAACGACGGCAATGATCTCCTGGTTAAATGGATTAATAATAGTACGCGTATTTTCCGACTTCGCGTCCACCCATTTACCATTAATGTATTGTTGAAGTTTTAAGTTCAAGTTCAATTTGATCAACTCCAATTCTGAAGTGAATTAAGTTTGTTAAGAATTTATTTAACGTTTTTAACACTAACATGACTTTTTAGGGATGTCAAAGTCAATTCAGGGATAAATCCAGAACATTCGACAAGGAAATAGAAGCCAGTTGTGATCGCCGAACAGTACCGACGCAGATAAAAAATGATGATATAGGCGGGAGAGCACCGATGGTAAGAAAAAATGGACACAGAGCCACTGGAACAAGGGCTTGGTGAATCTCGTAATGCTCCCCCTTCCAAGCATTAGTGCATAATTAGACTAAATTGGACTTAATAGATCCTAACAAAAAAAGTCTCTCTTAAGAGAACATCTTAAGAGAGACTTTCAGTTATTTCGCGTCTTCATCAAAGTGGACAGTATCTTTTAAATCATTGCCTTCTTCCATAGAATTTCTGCTGGCCATCTTTTTTACAAATTCCTTGACGGTCTTAACACTTATGCCAGACTCCCAGTATTCGGCGATTTCAGGTGTCACTTTGACCAGTACAACATTCGGGTCATCGGCAGAAGTGTTCAGCACTTTTTCGACAATCTTATTCCAGTATTCTTTTTTCTTTTTGTCATCTTGGACGAATTCAGCAGTTCCGCTAATTGATACATAGGATTTGCCTGCGTAGGCAAGGTTAACCGCAGGATTACGGTTGATCTCCTCATATTTCTCTGTATCTTTTTCTGTAATAAACCAGATCTCTTCCTTATCCATTTCTACTTCCTGCGTATGCATCGGCCGGGACATCAGCCTACCCTCAGGGGATATCGTGGTCAGCATTGCTACTTTCTCATCTTTAATCATGTCTTTAATTTTCTTGAGGGTCTCCTGGTTTTCTGAGGTTTGGTTAGCCATTTATATTTCCTCCTTTTGGTTCTTTTTTCAAGAAAAGCAGTCTACCTTCTATCACCTTTTCTTTTTGCTGTTCCCGGCTCACTCCTAAATAACACTTTTTCACAACTTTCATTCATGATTAAGGATATTTTCCTCTCACTATCCTCGACCACTCTTGTCTTTTTCACCTTTTTCTCTAGAAGGGTACTGCAAGAAGGATGAGTACCTTATAATAACGGGCTGGGAAATTCACATAATCATCACAAGGGATTCTGACCACTTTCTCAGACATATTCAATGTAAAACTGTTGTCATTTTTTTGAATGTTTTATGACTCTTTTCTTGGATTCCTTCATTTGTGAAAAAACACACAATATATCCTTCACTATCCTATATAATAAAAAGAGAAACACAAAAAAATTTGCACATCTTTGTGAAACACTGAACAATTTTCATATTATTTAAGGAGGTTTCAGAAAATGAGTATGGTAGCGCAAGTGAAACGGAATTCGGCATGGGATGGGTTTACTAAAGGAAGATGGCAGCAGGAGATCGATGTTCGCGACTTTATTCTCAGAAACTACTCTCTCTATGAAGGGGATGAATCGTTCTTACAGGGACCGACGGCTGATACTCTCACTTTATGGGATCACGTTATGGATTTAACGAAACAAGAACGAGAAAATGGCGGTGTATTAGATTTAGATACGAAAATCGTTTCTACCATTACTTCGCATGGACCTGGATATCTTAACAAAGACACAGAAAAGGTTGTTGGTTTTCAGACAGATTCTCCATTCAAGCGATCCTTGCAGCCATTTGGCGGCATTCGCATGGCTGTGATGGCCGCTGAATCTTATGGGTTCGAAGTGGATGAAGAAGTAGAGAAAACGTTCACTGACTATCGCAAAACTCATAATCAGGGAGTTTTTGATGCTTATACTCCTGAAATGAAGCTCGCACGTAAAGCAGGGATCGTTACTGGTCTTCCAGATGCTTATGGACGTGGACGTATTATAGGAGATTATCGAAGAGTCGCCCTTTATGGTGTCGATCATCTCATCGCTGAGAAGAAAAAAGAGTTTGATCTGATTGGGAATGGCACCATGACAGAAGACATAATTCGTGATCGTGAGGAAACTTCCGAGCAAATTCGTGCCTTGCAAGAACTGAAACAACTCGGTGCAATCTATGGTTTTGACATTTCTAAGCCTGCCACAACAGCTCAAGAAGCTTTCCAGTGGCTATATTTTGGCTACTTAGCAGCAATTAAGGAGCAAAATGGTGCCGCTATGAGCCTTGGTCGTGTCTCTACCTTTTTAGATATCTATATCGAGCGCGACTTAAAGGATGAGATTCTAACAGAGCAAGCAGCTCAAGAATTAGTCGATCATTTCGTCATGAAACTCCGACTCGTGAAATTTGCCCGTACACCTGAGTACAATGAACTTTTCAGTGGAGATCCTACTTGGGTTACAGAGTCCTTAGCAGGTATGTCTCTAGATGGCCGCCCACTTGTCACAAAGAACTCTTATCGTTTTTTACACACTTTAGAGAATCTAGGACCGGCGCCTGAACCTAATTTAACTGTTCTATGGTCTGTTAAACTTCCTGAATCCTTCAAGAAGTATTGCGCTAAAATGTCTATTAAATCAAGTTCAATTCAGTATGAAAATGACGATTTGATGCGTGAGACTTATGGAGATGATTACGGGATTGCTTGTTGTGTATCTGCCATGGCAATTGGGAAACAAATGCAGTTTTTCGGTGCACGTGTCAACCTTGCAAAAGCTCTATTATACGCCATTAATGGCGGAATCGATGAAAAGTTAAACATTCCTGTAGGTCCAGCTTATGCACCGATTACATCGGATACCTTGAACTACGAGGAAGTAATGGAAAAATACGACCTTATGCTTGATTGGTTATCTGGTCTTTATGTAAACACGCTCAATGTGATTCACTACATGCATGACAAATATAGTTATGAACGAATTGAAATGGCTCTACATGATCGTGAAGTCCTTCGAACAATGGCATGTGGAATTGCAGGCTTATCCGTTGTAGCCGATTCTCTTAGCGCGATTAAATATGCGCATGTAAACGTAATCCGAGATGAATATGGCAAAGCGGTTGATTTTGAAATAGAAGGAAACTTCCCGAAATACGGAAACAACGATGACCGTGTTGACAGCATTGCTGTTGATCTCGTTAAGAGGTTTATGAACAAGATTCGTACCCATCATACGTATCGGAATTCTAAGCCAACACAATCCATCTTAACCATTACATCAAACGTGGTTTACGGTAAGAAAACCGGCAATACACCAGATGGACGGAAAGCAGGAGAACCATTTGCGCCAGGAGCGAACCCTCTTCACGGTAGAGACAAAAACGGCTCACTCGCTTCCTTAAACTCTGTGGCTAAACTGCCCTATGAGTATTCACTTGATGGGATTTCAAACACCTTCTCCATCGTGCCAAAAGCGCTTGGAAAGGAGGAAGAAGCGCGCTCTGGTAACCTTGCAGGCATGCTGGATGGGTACATCATGAAAGGGGGTCACCATTTAAACGTAAACGTCTTTGACCGCGAAACGCTGCTAGACGCTATGGATCATCCAGAAGAATATCCACAGCTAACGATTCGTGTATCTGGATATGCCGTCAACTTTATCAAGCTGACCCGAGAACAACAAATTGATGTAATCAACCGAACATTCCACCAAAGTATGTAAATTCGTTGTGGAAGAAAGGAGGGCATAAAACATGAAAGGACGTATCCATTCTGTTGAAACTTGCGGAACGGTGGATGGACCGGGGTTACGGTATGTCATCTTTTTACAAGGGTGTCTCCTAAGGTGCCAATTCTGTCACAACCCAGATACTTGGAAAATCAACCAGGGTGAGGAAAAGACAGTAAAAGAGCTCGTTGATGACATTAAAGATTATATTCCTTATTTCCAAGCTTCAAATGGTGGGGTGACAGTAAGTGGAGGAGAACCTCTAATCCAAATAGAATTTTTAAGTGAGTTGTTCCGTGAGTTAAAAACGCTCGGAATCCATACGACGATTGATACGTCTGGAGGATGTTTTCATCGCTCTCCTCACTTTTTAAAACGCTTAGATGAACTTTTAGAGGTCACGGACTTGGTCTTACTGGATATCAAACATATCGATACCATTAAACACAAGGAGTTAACAGGGTTACCAAATGACCACATATTGGACTTTGCTACCTATTTGTCCGAAAAACACGTTCCTGTATGGATTCGACATGTTCTAGTCCCAACAATCAGTGACTACGATGAATATTTATATCCTTTAGCCCAGTTCATCAAGACTCTTTCAAACGTTGAAAAAATTGAAGTCCTTCCCTATCATCAGCTCGGCGTTTATAAGTGGCATAACTTAGGATTAGATTACAAACTTGAACACATTTCACCACCGACTGAAGAGAGAGTTCAACATGCTATGCACATACTGACACAGTAACTTTCCGCTATTTGCCACAACGTTATAATAAAAAACGAAACCCGTGCCCTCCCCCGACATTCGGAAAGAGATGGCACGGGTTTCACTACATGTAAGACGTTACTATGGCTTCCATTATCTATTAAGCTTTCCCGAACTTGCGACTGCTTTCACATGTGAAGTCTGAGGAAACATGCCCACTGCCCGCCCCCCTTCATTTACGTCATTATCCGTTCTTGGTAAAGTGGCTCAAATTTAGCGCATGTGTGCCCTACACAACTCGCTCAGGCTGTAGCTTGACCACGCTACATAGGAACGCTCTGTCACTCCTTCTTCCAGGTGGATGTACGATTACCTCATTGGAATGGCGAATGGAGTCGCAAACCGCACCTTTTCAACTCTAGTGCAATAACTTTACCAGCTTTTTGCGAAGCAACCAGAACGATCATAACCATTCCGCATTACTCCTCCATTATCGTTCACCCTTCACTCAGACTTTCATATCACTAGACTTGGCCTTATAGCCCTTTCGCCTAACGGGATTGATTTAATAGAGAAAGAGGCTTCTCAAAAGTTTTGTCAACTAATGAGACGCCTCTTCTAATCCTCACTCCATATAAGAGAACTTCGATTTACAGATAAAGCTTAGATGTTACACCCCTTTATACGCTTCGCGGTAAATCTGAGCTAATTCCGTTACAAGTGGAAGTTTTGGATTCGCCGTTGTACACTGGTCTTCAAATGCACGGTCTGCTAATACATCCAGTTTATCTTCAAACCCTTTTGCATCTACCCCATTTTCGGCTATACTCATCGGAATATGAAGCTCTTGCGCCAAGCGGATAATAGCTTGTACTAAACTTTCCACACCTTCTTCAGTTGTGCGTGCTGGTAAGCCCAGCATACGGGCAATTTCAGCGTAACGTAAGTCTGCTTTAAAATGCTCATACTTTGGAAAAGCTGCAAATTTCGTTGGTTTCATTGCATTGTATCGGACCACGTGCGGCATGAGTATAGCATTGGAACGGCCGTGAGCAATGTGGAACTCGGCACCTAATTTATGGGCTAAGCTGTGATTAATACCCAAGAATGCATTCGCAAAGGCCATTCCCGCAATGGTAGAGGCATTATGCATTTTCTCACGTGCTTCTTCATCCTTGTCCCCATTGCGGTAAGCTCTTGGAAGATACTCAAACACAAGTTGGATTGCTTTCATCGCAAGCCCATCTGTAAAATCGTTTGCCATATTAGACACGTAGGCTTCAATCGCATGGGTTAACACGTCCATACCCGTGTCTGCCGTAACCGTTTTCGGTACAGTCATCACAAACTGCGGATCAATGATGGCTACATCTGGTGTTAATTCGTAATCAGCTAATGGATATTTCACATTTTCTTCTTTATCCGTAATGACAGAGAAAGAAGTAACTTCTGATCCTGTACCAGATGTGGTAGGAATCGCTACGAACTGAGCCTTCAATCCCAATTCAGGGTACTTAAATACACGTTTCCGAATATCTAAGAATTTTTGCTTCAATCCGTTAAAATCTGTTTCAGGGCTTTCGTAAAAGAGCCACATTCCTTTGGCAGCATCCATCGCTGATCCTCCACCTAAAGCAATGATGACGTCTGGCTGAAATTGCTTCATCATTTCCGCTCCGCGCATCACGGTTTCACTAGATGGGTCCGGCTCTACATCAGAAAATATCTCACAATGTACATAATCTGGGCGTTTGCGTAGGTAGTGCAAGATTTTATCTACATACCCTAATTTCACCATACCCTCATCTGTAACAATAAAGGCTTTTGAAATCTTAGGCATTTTTG
It contains:
- a CDS encoding C40 family peptidase; this encodes MRRKFVSVVLASFMAMVLFVPQTHAASASGDEVINFAKKYLGTPYQWSGETPDGFDCSGYTYYVMENFGVDLPRGSYDQYEQGTYVSASNLQKGDLVFFSGTYKDGISHVGIYIGNGEMISSTKSSGVAIDPVFSGYWGDKYTGAKRFLNTSFFSDVSTDFWAYDEIKHLNEEGIINGLPDGSFGPNDNVSRAQVAKMAIESLNLTPSSSGQFNDVPSSHWAYEYINAAVKAGLVNGYGNGEFKPDEDITRAEIAAIVTRAFELSGNSSSYSFEDMNSSHWAYDEVYALASNSITTGYNDNTFRPNEEATRAEFSAFLYRALD
- the betA gene encoding choline dehydrogenase, with protein sequence MTEAYDIVIVGGGSAGSVLGDRLSADGKKSVLVLEAGRSDYSWDLLIQMPAALPFPSGKNLYDWQYESDPEPYMNGRRIPHARGKVLGGSSSINGMIYQRGNPKDYERWGSDEGMENWDWAHCLPYFKRLENALGSPDDELRGHDGPIKLERGPAKNPLFQAFFNSAVEAGYNKTPDVNGFRQEGFGPFDKHVYKGQRLSASRAYLHPAMTRENLTVKTRAFVTNIDFEGTRAKGLTYRRNGKTHKVEAGEVILSGGAINTPQLLQLSGVGDAKHLRSLGIDPVVDLPGVGENLQDHLEVYVQHACPVPVSEQPNLQKRRMPWIGLQWMLGRTGPAATNHFEGGGFVRSNEDVDYPNLMFHFLPVAVRYDGQKAPTDHGFQVHIGPMYSDARGSLKIKSKDPKEHPSMVYNYLSTEQDKREWVEAIRITREIMSQPSMKKYNAGEISPGPTVQTEEEILEWVREDAETALHPSCTAKMGPESDPMAVVDPETMKVHGLENLRVVDASAMPYVTNGNIHAPVLMLAEKAADLILGRKPLDPIDADYYRHGEHPADAGTVK
- the betB gene encoding betaine-aldehyde dehydrogenase, yielding MNLKLQQYINGKWVDAKSENTRTIINPFNQEIIAVVPEGDESDTKEAIASAREAFDNGEWASTPATERGAVVRKIAELIERDKEELAHLESLDTGKTVEESRGDMDDIAGVFRYYAEIADKDGGEMIDSPVPNSISKVVHEPVGVCGQITPWNYPLLQASWKLAPALATGNTLIMKPSEITPLTTIKVFELMEEAGVPAGVANLVLGTGATVGNELSTNSDVDLISFTGGIATGKKIMKAASANVKKLALELGGKNPNVIFADADFDLAVDQALNGVFFHAGQICSAGTRLIVEESIHDDFVNALVERVKNFKLGSGFEEDTQMGPLISAEHLAKVEKYVEAGIEEGATLAVGGKRPEDPELQNGFFYLPTILTDCTTDMSVVQEEGFGPVITVEKFREEEEAVKLANDSIYGLAGGVFTSDIAKAERCAAKMRMGTVWINEFNLYFPHAPWGGFKQSGIGRELGKLGIEEYTETKHIFQNLKPEPINWF
- a CDS encoding pyridoxamine 5'-phosphate oxidase family protein, producing the protein MANQTSENQETLKKIKDMIKDEKVAMLTTISPEGRLMSRPMHTQEVEMDKEEIWFITEKDTEKYEEINRNPAVNLAYAGKSYVSISGTAEFVQDDKKKKEYWNKIVEKVLNTSADDPNVVLVKVTPEIAEYWESGISVKTVKEFVKKMASRNSMEEGNDLKDTVHFDEDAK
- the pflB gene encoding formate C-acetyltransferase, producing MSMVAQVKRNSAWDGFTKGRWQQEIDVRDFILRNYSLYEGDESFLQGPTADTLTLWDHVMDLTKQERENGGVLDLDTKIVSTITSHGPGYLNKDTEKVVGFQTDSPFKRSLQPFGGIRMAVMAAESYGFEVDEEVEKTFTDYRKTHNQGVFDAYTPEMKLARKAGIVTGLPDAYGRGRIIGDYRRVALYGVDHLIAEKKKEFDLIGNGTMTEDIIRDREETSEQIRALQELKQLGAIYGFDISKPATTAQEAFQWLYFGYLAAIKEQNGAAMSLGRVSTFLDIYIERDLKDEILTEQAAQELVDHFVMKLRLVKFARTPEYNELFSGDPTWVTESLAGMSLDGRPLVTKNSYRFLHTLENLGPAPEPNLTVLWSVKLPESFKKYCAKMSIKSSSIQYENDDLMRETYGDDYGIACCVSAMAIGKQMQFFGARVNLAKALLYAINGGIDEKLNIPVGPAYAPITSDTLNYEEVMEKYDLMLDWLSGLYVNTLNVIHYMHDKYSYERIEMALHDREVLRTMACGIAGLSVVADSLSAIKYAHVNVIRDEYGKAVDFEIEGNFPKYGNNDDRVDSIAVDLVKRFMNKIRTHHTYRNSKPTQSILTITSNVVYGKKTGNTPDGRKAGEPFAPGANPLHGRDKNGSLASLNSVAKLPYEYSLDGISNTFSIVPKALGKEEEARSGNLAGMLDGYIMKGGHHLNVNVFDRETLLDAMDHPEEYPQLTIRVSGYAVNFIKLTREQQIDVINRTFHQSM
- the pflA gene encoding pyruvate formate-lyase-activating protein, encoding MKGRIHSVETCGTVDGPGLRYVIFLQGCLLRCQFCHNPDTWKINQGEEKTVKELVDDIKDYIPYFQASNGGVTVSGGEPLIQIEFLSELFRELKTLGIHTTIDTSGGCFHRSPHFLKRLDELLEVTDLVLLDIKHIDTIKHKELTGLPNDHILDFATYLSEKHVPVWIRHVLVPTISDYDEYLYPLAQFIKTLSNVEKIEVLPYHQLGVYKWHNLGLDYKLEHISPPTEERVQHAMHILTQ